From the genome of Vicia villosa cultivar HV-30 ecotype Madison, WI linkage group LG2, Vvil1.0, whole genome shotgun sequence, one region includes:
- the LOC131649371 gene encoding peptidyl-prolyl cis-trans isomerase CYP59 isoform X1, translating into MSVLMVTSLGDLVIDLHTYKCPLTCKNFLKLCKIKYYNGCLFHTVQKDFTAQTGDPTGIGTAGDSIFKFLYGDQAWFFNDEIHIDLKHSKTGTVAMANAGENMNASQFYITLRDDLDYLDGKHTVFGKVVEGFETLTRINEAYADGKGRPFKNIRIKHTYILEDPYDDPPQLPEFIPEASPEGKPKDEVDDEVRLEDDWVPMDEQLNPGELEEVIRSKEAHSRAVVLESIGDIPDAEVKPPDNVLFVSKMNPVIEDEDLHTIFSRFGTVSSAEIIRDQNSGDSLCYAFIEFEDKHACEQAYFKMDNALIDDQRIHVDFSRNVAKLWSQYNRKDNKAGGCFKCGSTDHIAKDCTGDATVKQPTKYILKDNNAQRGGQNIRNGF; encoded by the exons ATGTCAGTGCTTATGGTGACGAGTTTAGGGGACCTGGTTATCGATTTGCATACCTATAAGTGTCCCTTAACCTGCAAGAACTTCTTGAAGCTTTGCAA GATTAAATACTACAATGGCTGTCTATTTCACACCGTTCAAAAGGATTTTACTGCACAGACCGGTGATCCAACTGGAATCGGCACCGCTGGCGATTCTATCTTCAA GTTCCTTTATGGTGATCAAGCTTGGTTTTTCAATGACGAGATTCATATTGATCTAAAGCATTCCAAGACTGGAACTGTTGCCATGGCAAATGCTGGAGAGAATATGAATGCTTCACAG TTCTATATAACTCTACGTGATGACCTTGATTACCTTGATGGAAAGCACACT GTATTTGGCAAGGTAGTTGAAGGATTTGAGACTTTGACTAGAATAAATGAGGCTTATGCAGATGGAAAGGGAAGACCATTTAAAAATATTAG GATCAAGCATACTTACATCCTTGAGGATCCTTATGATGATCCTCCTCAGCTACCTGAGTTTATTCCTGAAGCTTCACCTGAGGGAAAACCTAAGGACGAG GTTGATGATGAAGTCAGGCTTGAAGATGATTGGGTGCCTATGGATGAACAATTAAACCCAGGAGAGCTGGAAGAGGTTATTAGATCAAAGGAAGCACATTCTAGGGCAGTTGTGCTTGAGAGT ATTGGGGATATTCCTGATGCTGAGGTTAAGCCTCCAGACAATGTACTATTTGTCTCTAAAATGAATCCGGTGATCGAG GATGAGGACTTGCATACAATATTTTCTCGCTTTGGAACTGTATCATC GGCTGAAATCATCCGTGATCAAAATAGTGGTGACAGTTTATGCTATGCTTTTATAG AGTTTGAAGACAAACATGCATGTGAGCAGGCATATTTCAAG ATGGATAATGCTTTGATTGACGATCAAAGAATACATGTAGATTTTAGTCGAAATGTTGCAAAACTGTGGTCACAATACAACAGGAAAGATAATAAGG CTGGTGGTTGCTTCAAATGTGGTTCCACAGATCATATTGCTAAGGATTGCACTGGAGATGCTACGGTGAAACAACCCACAAAATATATCTTGAAGGACAATAATGCCCAACGTGGTGGACAAAAT ATAAGAAATGGTTTTTGA
- the LOC131649368 gene encoding GLABRA2 expression modulator-like: protein MEQPKLKTEIETHVVNGDSAEAKGSGSGSGSGSESGGSMKKSVHWSPELVTETTFTSSPQGTQSNSSFNSASPSFSQPPPSFNVMETVVTVRNVLGRWGKRVGEATRKAETLAGNTWQHLKTSPSMTEAAMGRIAQGTKVLAEGGYEKIFLSTFDTVPEERLQNSFACYLSTSAGPVMGVLYISTAKIAYSSDSPISYKSEDKTEWSYYKVVIPLHELKAVNPSSNTANPAEKYIQVISVENHEFWFMGFLNYENAVGFLQDALQTGKVIQSEA from the exons ATGGAACAACCGAAGCTGAAAACCGAAATTGAAACTCACGTCGTGAACGGAGACTCCGCCGAAGCGAAGGGATCCGGATCGGGATCGGGATCTGGATCCGAATCGGGAGGTAGCATGAAGAAATCGGTGCATTGGAGTCCTGAATTGGTTACCGAAACCACGTTCACGTCTTCTCCTCAAGGAACGCAgtccaattcatctttcaattCCGCTTCTCCTTCtttctctcaacctcctccttcGTTCAACGTCATGG AGACGGTGGTGACTGTACGCAATGTGCTTGGAAGATGGGGGAAGAGGGTGGGAGAGGCGACTCGGAAGGCCGAGACTCTCGCTGGAAACACTTGGCAGCATT TGAAAACAAGCCCAAGCATGACCGAAGCTGCTATGGGAAGAATTGCACAGGGAACAAAGGTCCTGGCAGAAGGTGGATACGAGAAGATATTTCTGAGTACATTTGACACTGTTCCAGAAGAACGGCTTCAGAATTCGTTTGCATGCTATCTATCCACATCAGCTGGTCCTGTAATGGGAGTGTTGTATATATCTACAGCTAAGATTGCATATTCTAGTGACAGTCCTATTTCCTACAAATCTGAGGACAAAACAGAATGGAGTTATTATAAG GTAGTCATTCCCCTACATGAGCTAAAAGCAGTGAATCCTTCATCTAATACAGCCAACCCTGCTGAAAAGTACATCCAAGTGATCTCCGTGGAGAATCATGAATTTTGGTTTATGGGCTTCTTGAACTATGAAAACGCCGTGGGCTTCCTGCAAGATGCACTTCAAACAGGCAAAGTAATACAGTCAGAAGCATAG
- the LOC131649370 gene encoding peptidyl-prolyl cis-trans isomerase CYP59-like produces the protein MSVLMVTSLGDLVIDLHTHKCPLTCKNFLKLCKIKYYNGCLFHTVQKDFTAQAGDPTGTGTAGDSIYKFLYGDQARFFNDEIHIDLKHSKTGTVAMASAGENMNASQFYITLRDDLDYLDGKHTVFGEVAEGFETLTRINEAYADGKGRPFKNIRIKHTYILEDPYDDPPQLPEFIPEASPEGKPKDEVDDEVRLEDDWVPMDEQLNPGELEEVIRSKEAHSRAVVLESIGDIPDAEVKPPDNVLFVCKLNPVTEDEDLHTIFSRFGTVSSAEIIRDQTSGDSLCYAFIEFDDKQACEQAYFKMDNALIDDRRIHVDFSQSVAKLWSQYNRKDNKAGGCFKCGSTDHIAKDCTGDATVKQPTKYILKDNNAQRGGQNARYEMVFDGDSTKSPRRETKHQRHNKDDRDDKRGRKEIFKDDSHRDRRDQEMAGSNNRDRYGDRGRGLEGNGDDKARLERGARDTGLQDDKKDRERHVGRQRDDDYRGKDDLDSRKKDLGYSFTERRASRDERRKADTSHLDRRNDRDYRKRTEDSGRPDVKIDSGRRKQSPDDEDYNHRRNGEDCRENVKIDSGRRKRSPDDRDYKHVRDHEDYKHRKEDRGHRRRDTEPDEYPHPHRRHHGDKR, from the exons ATGTCAGTGCTTATGGTGACGAGTTTAGGGGACCTGGTTATCGATTTGCATACCCATAAGTGTCCCTTAACCTGCAAGAACTTCTTGAAGCTTTGCAA GATTAAGTACTACAATGGCTGTCTATTTCACACCGTTCAAAAGGATTTCACTGCACAGGCTGGTGATCCAACTGGAACTGGCACCGCTGGCGATTCTATCTACAA GTTCCTTTATGGGGATCAAGCTCGGTTTTTCAATGACGAGATTCATATTGATCTAAAGCATTCCAAGACTGGAACTGTTGCCATGGCAAGTGCTGGAGAGAATATGAATGCTTCCCAG TTCTATATAACTCTGCGTGATGACCTTGATTACCTTGATGGAAAGCACACT GTTTTTGGCGAGGTAGCTGAAGGATTTGAGACTTTGACCAGAATAAATGAGGCTTATGCAGATGGAAAGGGCAGACCATTTAAAAATATCAG GATCAAGCATACTTACATCCTTGAGGATCCTTATGATGATCCTCCTCAGCTACCTGAGTTTATTCCCGAAGCTTCACCTGAGGGAAAACCGAAGGACGAG GTTGATGATGAAGTCAGGCTTGAAGATGATTGGGTGCCTATGGATGAACAATTAAACCCAGGAGAGCTGGAAGAGGTTATTAGATCAAAGGAAGCACATTCTAGGGCAGTTGTGCTTGAGAGT ATTGGGGATATTCCCGATGCTGAGGTTAAGCCTCCAGATAATGTACTATTCGTCTGTAAATTGAATCCGGTGACTGAG GACGAGGACTTGCATACAATATTTTCTCGCTTTGGAACTGTATCATC GGCTGAAATCATCCGTGATCAAACTAGTGGCGACAGTTTATGCTATGCTTTTATAG AGTTTGATGACAAACAGGCATGTGAGCAGGCATATTTCAAG ATGGATAACGCTTTGATTGACGATCGAAGAATACATGTAGATTTTAGTCAAAGTGTTGCAAAACTGTGGTCACAATACAACAGGAAAGATAATAAGG CTGGTGGTTGCTTCAAATGTGGTTCCACAGATCATATTGCTAAGGATTGCACTGGAGATGCTACGGTGAAACAACCCACAAAATATATCTTGAAGGACAATAATGCTCAACGTGGTGGACAGAATGCGAG ATACGAAATGGTTTTTGATGGAGATAGCACGAAAAGTCCAAGGAGAGAAACGAAACACCAAAGACATAACAAAGATGACCGAGATGATAAAAGAGGCAGGAAAGAAATTTTTAAAGATGATAGTCATAGAGACCGTAGAGATCAGGAGATGGCAGGCTCAAATAACAGAGATAGGTATGGCGATAGAGGCAGAGGGCTTGAAGGAAATGGAGATGATAAAGCTCGACTGGAAAGAGGCGCAAGAGATACAGGTCTGCAGGATGACAAGAAAGACAGAGAAAGGCACGTGGGAAGACAGAGAGATGATGACTATCGAGGAAAAGATGACCTAGACTCGAGAAAAAAAGACTTAGGTTATAGCTTCACAGAAAGGCGGGCTAGTCGAGATGAAAGGAGAAAAGCTGATACTAGTCATTTGGATAGGAGGAATGACAGAGATTATAGGAAGAGAACTGAAGACAGTGGAAGGCCAGATGTGAAGATTGATTCTGGACGAAGAAAACAAAGCCCAGATGATGAGGATTACAATCATAGAAGAAATGGCGAGGATTGCAGAGAAAATGTGAAGATTGATTCAGGACGAAGAAAACGAAGCCCGGATGATAGGGATTACAAACATGTAAGGGACCATGAGGATTACAAACATAGGAAGGAAGATCGTGGACATAGAAGACGTGATACCGAACCTGATGAATATCCTCATCCTCATAGAAGGCATCATGGCGACAAGAGATGA
- the LOC131649371 gene encoding peptidyl-prolyl cis-trans isomerase CYP59 isoform X2 yields the protein MSVLMVTSLGDLVIDLHTYKCPLTCKNFLKLCKIKYYNGCLFHTVQKDFTAQTGDPTGIGTAGDSIFKFLYGDQAWFFNDEIHIDLKHSKTGTVAMANAGENMNASQFYITLRDDLDYLDGKHTVFGKVVEGFETLTRINEAYADGKGRPFKNIRIKHTYILEDPYDDPPQLPEFIPEASPEGKPKDEVDDEVRLEDDWVPMDEQLNPGELEEVIRSKEAHSRAVVLESIGDIPDAEVKPPDNVLFVSKMNPVIEDEDLHTIFSRFGTVSSAEIIRDQNSGDSLCYAFIEFEDKHACEQAYFKMDNALIDDQRIHVDFSRNVAKLWSQYNRKDNKAGGCFKCGSTDHIAKDCTGDATVKQPTKYILKDNNAQRGGQNVR from the exons ATGTCAGTGCTTATGGTGACGAGTTTAGGGGACCTGGTTATCGATTTGCATACCTATAAGTGTCCCTTAACCTGCAAGAACTTCTTGAAGCTTTGCAA GATTAAATACTACAATGGCTGTCTATTTCACACCGTTCAAAAGGATTTTACTGCACAGACCGGTGATCCAACTGGAATCGGCACCGCTGGCGATTCTATCTTCAA GTTCCTTTATGGTGATCAAGCTTGGTTTTTCAATGACGAGATTCATATTGATCTAAAGCATTCCAAGACTGGAACTGTTGCCATGGCAAATGCTGGAGAGAATATGAATGCTTCACAG TTCTATATAACTCTACGTGATGACCTTGATTACCTTGATGGAAAGCACACT GTATTTGGCAAGGTAGTTGAAGGATTTGAGACTTTGACTAGAATAAATGAGGCTTATGCAGATGGAAAGGGAAGACCATTTAAAAATATTAG GATCAAGCATACTTACATCCTTGAGGATCCTTATGATGATCCTCCTCAGCTACCTGAGTTTATTCCTGAAGCTTCACCTGAGGGAAAACCTAAGGACGAG GTTGATGATGAAGTCAGGCTTGAAGATGATTGGGTGCCTATGGATGAACAATTAAACCCAGGAGAGCTGGAAGAGGTTATTAGATCAAAGGAAGCACATTCTAGGGCAGTTGTGCTTGAGAGT ATTGGGGATATTCCTGATGCTGAGGTTAAGCCTCCAGACAATGTACTATTTGTCTCTAAAATGAATCCGGTGATCGAG GATGAGGACTTGCATACAATATTTTCTCGCTTTGGAACTGTATCATC GGCTGAAATCATCCGTGATCAAAATAGTGGTGACAGTTTATGCTATGCTTTTATAG AGTTTGAAGACAAACATGCATGTGAGCAGGCATATTTCAAG ATGGATAATGCTTTGATTGACGATCAAAGAATACATGTAGATTTTAGTCGAAATGTTGCAAAACTGTGGTCACAATACAACAGGAAAGATAATAAGG CTGGTGGTTGCTTCAAATGTGGTTCCACAGATCATATTGCTAAGGATTGCACTGGAGATGCTACGGTGAAACAACCCACAAAATATATCTTGAAGGACAATAATGCCCAACGTGGTGGACAAAATGTGAG ATAA